A window of Verrucomicrobiota bacterium contains these coding sequences:
- a CDS encoding CPXCG motif-containing cysteine-rich protein → MVSIRLELAESIQCPFCGQRFELTVDTSIPSQRFTTDCEVCCRPFEVVLECEPGAILSLDVSAD, encoded by the coding sequence ATGGTCTCCATCCGTTTGGAACTCGCGGAATCCATCCAGTGTCCGTTCTGCGGTCAACGCTTCGAGTTGACTGTCGATACCAGCATTCCCTCCCAACGATTCACGACCGATTGCGAAGTCTGCTGCCGGCCTTTCGAGGTCGTTCTGGAATGTGAACCGGGAGCAATTCTGAGCTT
- a CDS encoding XdhC family protein: MPRFYDFLPGALAEGEPFALGIISRIKGSSPQKKGAKALFFADGRIQGTLGGGCLEAEIQDRARRALATQTPSTFELVLDHDFGWDDGLICGGKVSGLILPHAQTASEIWRKLTTCGESLTWGVKKDFTISWVGDNADEGWLYQETVSPPCALWIAGSGHVAQAVAPLALQLDFDVTIFDDRKTLANTQYFPEAAHFRVDYWDKLLAEPMPKRPAFGLIVTRGHQHDALVLKNWVHRPFAFLGMIGSSRKKRLIFSEFVEQGIATEDQLARVACPVGVDIEAQSIPEIAVSILAQYIQQRAALGLAAGK; the protein is encoded by the coding sequence ATGCCTCGATTTTACGATTTTCTGCCCGGCGCACTGGCGGAGGGCGAGCCGTTTGCCCTGGGAATCATTTCGCGGATCAAAGGGTCCAGCCCGCAGAAGAAAGGAGCGAAAGCGCTGTTTTTCGCCGACGGCCGCATCCAAGGGACTTTGGGCGGCGGCTGTCTGGAGGCTGAAATTCAGGATCGCGCGCGCCGGGCGTTGGCCACCCAGACGCCATCTACCTTTGAGTTGGTTCTGGATCACGACTTCGGCTGGGACGATGGATTGATCTGCGGCGGCAAGGTCAGCGGGTTGATCCTTCCGCACGCCCAAACGGCGTCAGAGATCTGGCGGAAGTTGACGACGTGCGGGGAATCGCTCACCTGGGGTGTGAAGAAGGATTTTACCATTTCCTGGGTTGGCGACAACGCGGACGAAGGTTGGCTCTATCAGGAAACCGTCTCTCCGCCGTGCGCGCTGTGGATCGCCGGCTCCGGGCATGTCGCTCAAGCCGTCGCGCCTCTGGCGTTGCAACTGGATTTTGATGTCACGATTTTCGACGATCGCAAGACGCTGGCGAACACACAATACTTCCCGGAAGCCGCGCATTTCCGAGTCGATTACTGGGACAAACTTCTCGCGGAACCGATGCCGAAACGGCCCGCGTTTGGTCTGATCGTCACGCGCGGGCACCAGCACGACGCGCTTGTCTTGAAGAACTGGGTTCACCGGCCTTTCGCCTTTTTGGGCATGATCGGCAGCAGCCGGAAAAAACGCCTGATCTTTTCCGAATTCGTGGAGCAAGGGATCGCCACGGAGGACCAGCTTGCTCGCGTGGCGTGCCCGGTCGGCGTCGATATCGAAGCGCAAAGCATCCCGGAAATCGCGGTCAGCATCCTGGCGCAATACATTCAACAACGGGCGGCGCTCGGCCTGGCGGCGGGGAAGTGA
- a CDS encoding nucleotidyltransferase family protein, translated as MGRPKLLLPWGATSIIGHLISQWQKLHAEQIAVVCAENQVALHAELDRLSFPKNGRIPNPDPLRGMFSSIQCAARWKGWPGGLSHWAVALGDQPHLQETTLGMVLEFSASNPGKICQPSWQNHRRHPVVFPAAVFAQLGAARESNLKAFLDARAPERASCGIDDPGLGVDLDLPIDYERAVAAFAPGDQFTSPAPS; from the coding sequence ATGGGCCGGCCAAAACTTCTCTTGCCTTGGGGAGCAACCTCCATCATCGGCCACCTGATTTCCCAGTGGCAGAAACTCCATGCTGAACAAATCGCCGTGGTTTGCGCTGAGAACCAAGTGGCTCTGCACGCGGAACTGGACCGCCTGAGTTTCCCGAAAAACGGTCGAATCCCAAATCCCGATCCTTTACGAGGGATGTTCAGTTCAATCCAATGCGCCGCGCGGTGGAAAGGCTGGCCCGGCGGCTTGAGCCATTGGGCCGTGGCGTTGGGCGATCAACCGCATTTGCAGGAGACGACCTTGGGGATGGTGTTGGAGTTTTCCGCCTCAAACCCGGGAAAGATCTGCCAGCCGAGCTGGCAGAATCATCGGCGGCATCCCGTGGTTTTTCCCGCCGCAGTATTCGCGCAACTTGGCGCGGCGCGTGAATCAAACCTGAAGGCTTTCCTCGACGCACGCGCGCCGGAGCGCGCCTCTTGTGGGATCGATGATCCGGGCCTGGGTGTCGATCTCGACCTGCCGATCGATTACGAGAGGGCTGTCGCGGCCTTTGCGCCTGGGGACCAGTTCACGTCACCTGCACCCTCGTAA
- a CDS encoding DUF1080 domain-containing protein: MNRRPCGPQPLGAFRLLPRAPRRRALQLLECAPFILFACSSHLVYEEHAMRPLRTLLLAVVLLLPLSSILNTPAAGTDFAPLFNGKDLSGWVNVNCAPNTFTVRDGMIVSTGIPTGVLRTERHYENFELELEYRHMVKGGNAGLFVWSEPITAPGQPFTKSIEVQILDGRNAETYTSHGDVFAIHGATFKPDRPHPQGWMRCLPSEQRAKPAGEWNHYRVVCNNGDIKLAVNGKVVSGGYDTKPRKGYICLEAEGSECHFRNIRIRELPSTNPRPDEVASLDQGFKSLYTGIDLSGWKHQSGHAGHWKSKDWILEYDGKSEANDKNLWSEKEYSDFTMICDWRFTGKGVKMLRPVILPNGDYATDEQGKPKEVEAADAGDSGIYLRGSSKSQVNIWCWPAGSGEA; encoded by the coding sequence ATGAACCGAAGACCGTGCGGACCGCAGCCTTTAGGCGCCTTTAGGCTGCTTCCGCGCGCTCCCCGCCGTCGGGCGTTACAATTGCTGGAATGCGCGCCGTTCATTTTGTTCGCCTGTTCCAGTCATTTGGTCTATGAAGAGCATGCTATGAGACCCCTCCGGACATTGCTGCTCGCGGTCGTGTTGCTCCTACCTCTCAGTTCGATTCTCAACACTCCAGCCGCGGGCACTGATTTCGCGCCGTTGTTCAATGGGAAGGACCTTTCGGGCTGGGTGAACGTGAACTGCGCGCCGAACACGTTCACGGTCCGCGACGGAATGATCGTCTCAACCGGCATTCCGACCGGCGTGCTGCGCACGGAACGACACTACGAAAATTTTGAGCTGGAACTGGAGTATCGCCACATGGTCAAGGGCGGCAACGCCGGCCTCTTCGTCTGGAGCGAACCGATCACCGCGCCGGGACAGCCTTTCACCAAGTCGATCGAAGTGCAGATTCTCGACGGCCGGAATGCGGAGACTTACACGAGCCACGGCGACGTCTTCGCCATTCACGGTGCGACCTTCAAACCGGATCGCCCGCATCCGCAGGGGTGGATGCGTTGCTTGCCCAGCGAACAGCGAGCCAAGCCGGCGGGCGAATGGAATCATTACCGCGTCGTCTGCAACAATGGCGACATCAAGCTCGCCGTGAACGGCAAGGTTGTTTCCGGCGGTTACGACACCAAGCCGCGCAAAGGCTACATCTGCCTGGAGGCCGAAGGCTCCGAGTGCCACTTCCGAAATATCCGGATCAGGGAATTGCCTTCAACCAATCCGCGCCCCGACGAAGTCGCGTCGCTCGACCAAGGTTTCAAGTCGCTTTACACCGGCATCGATCTGTCAGGTTGGAAACACCAGTCCGGTCACGCCGGCCATTGGAAATCGAAAGACTGGATTCTGGAGTACGACGGCAAAAGCGAGGCCAACGACAAGAACCTGTGGTCGGAGAAGGAATACAGTGATTTCACCATGATCTGCGATTGGCGGTTCACGGGCAAAGGCGTGAAGATGCTGCGGCCTGTCATTCTGCCCAACGGCGATTACGCGACGGACGAACAAGGCAAACCCAAAGAAGTCGAAGCCGCGGACGCCGGCGACAGCGGGATTTATCTTCGCGGCAGCAGCAAGAGCCAGGTCAACATCTGGTGCTGGCCCGCGGGTTCAGGTGAAGCGTGA
- a CDS encoding prepilin peptidase has product MRTPSEESFRVFHRKPERLLKGLDAQVHGLIGHYFRRSQVVESLRRDAGQIEGQAKEVSAWSDHALRERLREFRQGIRRGGRNAAALVLPALAAVRGSADRRIGLRAFPVQLMGALALHRGFLAEMATGEGKTLVAGLAAVLAGWSERPCHVITVNDYLVQRDAEWLRPLYEFCGIKVGFVTGAMPPDERRSGYDCDVTYSTSKEVVADFLRDALRTRGARHPSCRLIRKMLSSRADTGEGVVLRGLHTAIVDEADSVLIDEAVVPLIIATPRKNEALREGIQIAQRVGEMLEVGTDYRVNGRYREIELTDAGRRRIQSACSDLPGFWRGEERRTELIKQALSAREFYRNGQQYVLSEDRVLIVDEFTGRPMPQRTWRQGMHQAVEAKEKLPLSDPSETAARLSFQQYFRLYPRLSGMTGTAREAAGELWQIYRLPVITIPANRPCVRRELPDRVFAAQEDKWRAIVEEVCAVHGTGRPILIGTRSVAASEHLAERLAAKGVTFRLLNAVRHQEEAQIIAGAGERGRITIATNMAGRGTDIRLGHGVAELGGLHVIATERHESRRVDRQLFGRAARQGDFGSAQAFVSADDELLRRFLPRSIQRWLHRLLDQPPRKLPLAAGTAIAWAQRSSEHEAFRRRREVLRMDELLGETLSFAGSDLDPP; this is encoded by the coding sequence ATGAGAACGCCCAGCGAGGAATCTTTCCGCGTGTTCCATCGCAAGCCAGAGCGGTTGCTCAAAGGATTGGATGCGCAGGTCCACGGGTTGATCGGCCATTATTTCCGCCGGAGTCAGGTCGTGGAAAGCCTGCGCCGCGACGCCGGGCAAATTGAGGGGCAAGCCAAGGAAGTCAGCGCGTGGTCCGATCATGCGCTCCGTGAACGCCTGCGCGAGTTTCGTCAGGGCATCCGTCGCGGCGGAAGAAACGCCGCCGCGCTGGTCCTGCCCGCCCTGGCTGCGGTTCGCGGATCGGCGGATCGGCGGATCGGTTTGCGAGCTTTCCCCGTTCAGTTGATGGGAGCGCTGGCGTTGCATCGGGGCTTTCTCGCCGAAATGGCAACGGGCGAAGGCAAGACGCTGGTGGCCGGGCTGGCCGCGGTGCTGGCCGGTTGGAGCGAGCGGCCGTGTCACGTGATCACGGTCAACGATTACCTCGTCCAGCGAGATGCCGAGTGGCTGAGGCCACTTTACGAGTTTTGCGGTATCAAAGTCGGTTTTGTCACGGGGGCCATGCCGCCCGACGAACGAAGAAGTGGTTACGACTGCGACGTGACTTACTCGACCAGCAAAGAAGTGGTCGCGGATTTTCTGCGCGACGCGCTGCGCACCAGGGGTGCACGGCATCCTTCCTGCCGCTTGATTCGCAAAATGCTTTCCAGTCGCGCAGACACCGGGGAAGGCGTCGTCCTGCGCGGGTTGCACACCGCCATCGTCGATGAAGCGGACAGTGTGTTGATCGACGAGGCGGTCGTTCCGCTGATCATTGCCACACCAAGAAAAAACGAGGCGTTGCGCGAAGGGATTCAGATCGCGCAGCGCGTCGGCGAGATGCTCGAAGTCGGAACGGATTATCGCGTTAACGGCCGCTATCGCGAAATCGAGCTAACCGACGCCGGCCGCCGAAGAATCCAGAGCGCGTGCTCCGACCTGCCTGGATTTTGGCGCGGCGAGGAGCGGCGAACCGAGTTGATCAAGCAAGCCCTGAGTGCGCGCGAGTTTTACCGGAACGGCCAGCAATACGTCCTCTCCGAGGACCGCGTGCTGATCGTCGATGAATTCACCGGGCGGCCGATGCCGCAACGCACGTGGCGGCAAGGAATGCACCAGGCCGTTGAAGCCAAGGAGAAGCTTCCGTTATCTGATCCGTCTGAGACCGCGGCCCGGCTTAGCTTCCAGCAATACTTCCGCTTGTACCCGAGGCTGTCCGGGATGACAGGCACGGCTCGCGAGGCGGCTGGCGAATTGTGGCAAATCTATCGCCTGCCCGTCATCACGATCCCGGCGAATCGACCGTGCGTGCGCCGGGAGCTTCCAGACCGCGTGTTTGCAGCGCAGGAGGACAAGTGGCGGGCCATTGTCGAGGAAGTCTGTGCTGTGCACGGGACCGGGCGTCCGATCCTCATCGGCACCCGCAGCGTGGCCGCGAGCGAGCATCTGGCGGAACGCCTCGCTGCCAAAGGGGTGACCTTCCGTTTGCTGAATGCCGTGCGACATCAGGAGGAAGCGCAGATCATCGCCGGCGCCGGTGAACGCGGACGCATCACGATTGCGACGAACATGGCCGGGCGAGGCACGGACATCCGACTCGGCCACGGTGTCGCGGAACTCGGCGGCCTCCACGTCATCGCCACGGAACGGCACGAGTCCAGGCGTGTGGACCGCCAGCTTTTCGGGCGCGCGGCGCGGCAAGGGGATTTCGGAAGCGCTCAGGCCTTCGTGAGCGCAGATGACGAATTGCTGCGGCGCTTTCTCCCGCGATCCATCCAACGCTGGCTTCACAGACTTCTGGATCAACCGCCGCGGAAGCTTCCCCTTGCGGCGGGGACTGCCATTGCATGGGCACAACGCAGCAGCGAGCACGAAGCGTTTCGACGCCGGCGTGAAGTCCTCCGCATGGATGAATTGCTGGGAGAGACGCTGTCCTTTGCCGGATCGGACCTGGACCCGCCGTAA
- a CDS encoding HlyD family efflux transporter periplasmic adaptor subunit, which produces MLSNSTQPSSGPDKPLAELARLRQFAGPPAEFWQAYLAAMGSLAGANRGLLIVRDAKQPERLKKLGDWSNNGHADRVTHTFLQILPELTENACRNQVWQQALDEGRSATSRSFALGLKLPLPPSSDACVAAFLLLNVSEERADEALVRLRLAADVPLAYQTQHATRQAQLHAEKFASVLDLIASVNGERRFLAAALAMCNGVATRFHCDRVSLGWLVNGYVRLKAMSRTERFDKNMAAVKSLEMTMEEALDQNVEVLWPAPEGYRFVAKDHGTFARDQVSGNISSVPLRQNDKPIAVLTCERQSAAFTEAELDQLRLVCDQALQRLADLARRDRWFGARWKTLTEETLARVWGPQHTWAKLFAILGFLALVVCSLPVFTYKVEGNFILRSEEVSFLTAPFNGYIRSVEVRPGDAVTNGAVLLRLNTDELILEEAAAISDQARYLREMEKARAANALAEMRIFQAQSDQAKARLELIRYRLEQASIKAAFAGVIVEGDLRQRIGAPVKQGDALVKVARTDALYVEVEVHERDIHEILQKSEAQIAFVAQPKLKFPVRVTRIEEAAFPKDQENVFLVRSALTGPPELWWRPGMSGVCKLPVEKRTLFWIAAHRTVDFLRMFFWW; this is translated from the coding sequence ATGTTGAGCAACTCCACACAACCTTCCTCCGGCCCGGACAAGCCCTTGGCCGAATTGGCGCGGTTGCGGCAGTTCGCGGGTCCGCCGGCCGAATTCTGGCAAGCGTACCTCGCCGCCATGGGCAGCCTGGCTGGAGCAAACCGAGGCCTCCTGATCGTTCGCGACGCCAAACAACCGGAGCGGCTCAAGAAATTGGGGGATTGGTCGAACAACGGCCACGCGGATCGCGTCACCCACACCTTCCTCCAAATCCTGCCGGAACTCACCGAAAACGCCTGCCGCAACCAGGTGTGGCAGCAAGCGCTGGATGAGGGGCGGTCCGCAACCTCGCGCAGCTTCGCCTTGGGCCTCAAGCTGCCGCTGCCGCCGAGTTCGGATGCTTGCGTGGCTGCGTTTTTGTTGCTGAATGTTTCCGAGGAACGAGCGGACGAAGCCTTGGTTCGGTTGCGCCTGGCAGCAGACGTTCCGCTGGCGTATCAAACGCAGCACGCCACGCGGCAAGCCCAGTTGCACGCAGAAAAGTTCGCTTCGGTTTTGGATCTCATCGCTTCGGTGAATGGCGAGCGGCGGTTTCTGGCGGCAGCCCTGGCGATGTGCAACGGAGTGGCGACGCGCTTTCATTGCGATCGCGTGAGCCTGGGCTGGTTGGTCAACGGCTATGTTCGCCTCAAAGCCATGAGCCGCACCGAACGCTTCGACAAGAACATGGCCGCCGTCAAATCGCTCGAGATGACCATGGAGGAGGCGCTGGACCAGAATGTGGAAGTCCTGTGGCCCGCGCCGGAAGGGTATCGGTTTGTGGCCAAAGATCACGGAACCTTCGCGCGCGATCAGGTTTCGGGGAACATCAGTTCGGTGCCGCTTCGACAGAACGACAAACCGATCGCGGTGCTGACTTGCGAACGGCAGAGCGCAGCTTTTACGGAGGCCGAGCTCGATCAATTGCGGCTGGTTTGCGATCAAGCGCTCCAACGCCTGGCGGATTTGGCGCGGCGCGATCGCTGGTTCGGCGCTCGGTGGAAGACTTTGACGGAAGAAACGCTGGCCAGAGTTTGGGGCCCGCAACATACCTGGGCCAAGCTTTTCGCAATCCTCGGTTTCTTGGCGTTGGTGGTCTGCTCCTTGCCGGTGTTTACCTACAAAGTGGAGGGGAACTTCATTTTGCGCAGCGAGGAAGTATCATTTCTGACCGCGCCTTTCAACGGTTACATCCGGAGTGTGGAAGTCCGGCCCGGTGATGCCGTGACCAATGGCGCGGTCTTGCTGAGGCTGAATACGGATGAGTTGATTCTGGAAGAGGCCGCCGCGATTTCCGATCAAGCGCGTTACCTGCGCGAGATGGAAAAGGCCCGCGCTGCCAACGCGCTCGCGGAAATGCGTATTTTCCAGGCCCAAAGCGATCAGGCCAAGGCGCGGTTGGAATTGATCCGGTACCGGCTGGAACAGGCTTCGATCAAAGCGGCATTCGCCGGAGTGATTGTCGAGGGGGATCTGCGGCAGCGAATCGGCGCTCCGGTCAAGCAAGGGGACGCACTCGTCAAGGTCGCGCGCACCGATGCGCTTTACGTGGAAGTTGAGGTCCACGAGCGGGACATTCACGAGATCCTTCAGAAAAGCGAAGCGCAAATCGCTTTCGTGGCGCAACCGAAACTCAAGTTCCCCGTTCGCGTCACGCGAATAGAGGAGGCGGCGTTTCCGAAGGACCAGGAGAATGTGTTCCTGGTGCGGTCCGCACTCACCGGACCGCCGGAGCTGTGGTGGCGTCCCGGCATGAGCGGCGTGTGCAAGCTTCCGGTGGAAAAGCGGACGTTATTCTGGATCGCCGCTCATCGCACCGTCGATTTCCTCAGAATGTTCTTCTGGTGGTGA
- a CDS encoding efflux RND transporter periplasmic adaptor subunit — MKSSDEWRTNRHRTRNRQIPALGSTTYLNTAAESIPPLCVREALEMYWQDKLRGMNGRDSHYAKMEHCRDAAARMLHLLAVFAVAGRAAEIAGITEPFFDVTLSASVSGTIGSRLVEEGALVKKGQVLIELEKKLEELDVVRRTLAREMAQTEWERLKALAEKNAISVSREELDKKRTEFNIASVDLNLAQEQLRRRSLVSPIDGYITEILLEAGEGCEPRQPIVRVVETRRCYFVTNLDGKLGHTLAIGQQLRLSLDAGKSPVGVEGTVSFVSPVIDPASGLMKVKLVFDNADGKVRPGAAGRLLMPE, encoded by the coding sequence ATGAAATCCTCGGACGAGTGGCGCACTAACCGCCATCGAACGCGCAATCGCCAGATTCCCGCTCTCGGCTCCACGACCTACCTCAACACGGCGGCCGAGAGCATCCCGCCGTTGTGCGTCCGCGAAGCGCTCGAAATGTATTGGCAGGACAAACTCCGCGGTATGAACGGCCGCGACTCCCATTACGCGAAGATGGAACACTGCCGCGATGCCGCCGCCCGGATGCTTCACCTGCTGGCCGTGTTTGCGGTTGCTGGCCGCGCCGCGGAAATCGCAGGGATTACGGAACCGTTCTTCGATGTGACCTTGAGCGCTTCGGTGAGCGGCACTATCGGGAGCCGGCTGGTTGAGGAAGGAGCGTTAGTCAAGAAGGGCCAGGTCTTGATTGAACTCGAGAAGAAACTGGAGGAGCTGGACGTCGTGCGGAGGACTCTGGCCAGGGAAATGGCCCAGACCGAATGGGAACGGCTCAAGGCTCTGGCCGAGAAAAACGCCATCTCCGTCAGCCGCGAGGAACTGGATAAGAAACGGACCGAATTCAACATCGCGAGCGTTGATCTCAATCTCGCCCAGGAACAGTTGCGCCGACGATCGCTCGTTTCGCCCATCGACGGCTACATAACGGAAATCCTGCTCGAAGCCGGCGAAGGCTGCGAACCGCGGCAGCCGATCGTGCGCGTGGTGGAGACCCGTCGCTGCTATTTCGTCACCAACCTGGATGGCAAGCTGGGCCATACGCTGGCCATCGGACAACAACTGCGCTTGAGCCTGGATGCCGGGAAGTCGCCGGTGGGAGTGGAAGGCACAGTGAGTTTCGTTTCACCAGTGATCGATCCCGCGAGCGGGTTGATGAAGGTGAAACTCGTCTTCGACAATGCAGACGGCAAGGTGCGTCCCGGCGCGGCGGGGCGGCTGCTGATGCCGGAGTGA
- the lepB gene encoding signal peptidase I, which produces MTTEAAPPPPDPWLKRLVIGRNPRWTLARVFVVVVIVFVLFKFVFIPIKVVGISMEPTYVEGRIRLVNKLAYRHSEPQRGDIVAVQLKSERVVLLKRIIGLPGERVVFADRKIYVNGKELDEPYVKLPVHHSWSSNYAWLIPKNMYLVIGDNRSMAFKEHFRYLAEKDEILGRVAH; this is translated from the coding sequence ATGACCACTGAGGCAGCCCCACCGCCACCTGATCCGTGGCTCAAGCGGTTGGTGATCGGACGAAACCCGCGCTGGACTCTGGCGCGAGTGTTCGTCGTGGTGGTCATCGTGTTCGTCCTCTTCAAGTTTGTTTTCATCCCCATCAAAGTCGTGGGCATCAGCATGGAGCCGACCTACGTGGAGGGGAGGATTCGGCTCGTGAACAAGCTGGCTTACCGCCATTCCGAACCGCAACGCGGCGATATCGTGGCCGTGCAGCTGAAAAGCGAACGGGTGGTTCTTTTGAAGCGAATCATCGGGCTGCCCGGCGAACGCGTCGTCTTTGCGGATCGGAAGATTTATGTCAACGGCAAGGAACTGGATGAGCCCTACGTCAAATTGCCCGTGCATCATTCCTGGAGCAGCAACTACGCGTGGCTCATTCCCAAGAACATGTATCTGGTCATCGGCGACAACCGTTCGATGGCTTTCAAGGAGCACTTCCGATATCTGGCGGAGAAGGATGAAATCCTCGGACGAGTGGCGCACTAA
- a CDS encoding TIGR01777 family protein — protein sequence MKILIAGSSGLIGSALAATLSQQGHQVTRLVREAVPCGSADLRWDPDSGAPDAKLEGFEAVVHLGGRNIASGRWTEAVKVSIRESRVRSTQLLSCALQEIRNPPRVFISASGISIYGNRGAEILTEDSSPGTGFLADVVREWEAATRPAAERGLRVANLRFGLVLSAHGGALAKMLLPFKLGLGGVVGSGEQYWSWITLEDAVRAIQHTLVTEALSGPLNLVSPNPVTNREFTRALGAALRRPTILPVPAFVARIALGEMADEALLASTRALPAMLAASGFKFLHSDLAEALRSLLQK from the coding sequence ATGAAAATCTTGATCGCCGGCTCCAGCGGGTTGATCGGCTCGGCTCTGGCCGCCACTCTTTCGCAGCAAGGCCATCAAGTCACACGACTTGTGCGCGAGGCAGTTCCTTGCGGCTCGGCCGATCTTCGCTGGGATCCGGACAGCGGCGCGCCAGACGCCAAGCTGGAGGGCTTCGAGGCCGTTGTGCATCTGGGCGGACGAAATATCGCGTCGGGACGATGGACGGAAGCCGTGAAGGTCAGCATTCGCGAGAGTCGCGTGCGTTCAACCCAATTGCTCTCGTGCGCTCTGCAAGAAATCCGAAATCCGCCCCGGGTTTTCATCTCGGCCTCCGGCATCAGCATTTATGGGAACCGCGGCGCAGAAATCCTCACCGAGGACAGTTCGCCCGGCACCGGCTTTCTGGCGGACGTAGTTCGGGAATGGGAAGCCGCCACGCGGCCGGCGGCAGAACGGGGCCTTCGCGTGGCCAATTTGCGCTTTGGCCTTGTGCTCAGCGCGCACGGCGGGGCGCTGGCCAAGATGCTCTTGCCTTTCAAGCTCGGCCTCGGCGGCGTGGTCGGGAGCGGCGAGCAATACTGGAGTTGGATCACTCTGGAGGACGCGGTGCGCGCGATTCAGCATACGCTCGTGACGGAGGCATTGTCCGGTCCGCTGAACCTCGTTTCGCCAAATCCGGTGACCAATCGCGAATTCACCCGCGCGCTGGGTGCGGCGCTTCGGCGTCCGACAATTCTTCCTGTGCCCGCTTTCGTCGCACGGATCGCCCTGGGAGAGATGGCCGACGAGGCCTTGCTTGCGAGCACGCGCGCGCTGCCCGCCATGCTCGCGGCGTCCGGTTTCAAGTTTTTGCACAGCGATCTGGCCGAAGCCCTGCGTTCTCTCTTGCAAAAATAA
- the rfaD gene encoding ADP-glyceromanno-heptose 6-epimerase yields the protein MRNILITGGAGFIGSNLTLALQEKFPDAQLVVVDDFRSGNFANLQGYRGDFVAADVSRLDWHAQFKDQVFDAIFHEASITDTTVHEQLAQVRDNVEGFRRLLEFAAPTHTTVVYASSAATYGIGSTRMKEDQPPAPANVYAFSKVQLDNLARIYARKQASWKIVGVRYFNVYGPREGHKKAAASMIYQLYLQMKLGKRPRVFRAGEQKRDFVYVKDVVRMTIGALNAPRSAVYNCGTGQAFSFNEVIAELNKNLGTKLETDYFENPYSFYQPHTEADIALARSELKYNPEFPPAAGIADYVAILEGRKSR from the coding sequence GTGCGTAACATTCTGATCACCGGCGGCGCCGGGTTCATCGGGTCCAATCTCACGCTCGCTTTGCAGGAGAAGTTCCCAGACGCGCAGTTGGTGGTGGTGGACGATTTTCGTTCGGGCAACTTTGCGAATCTTCAAGGGTATCGCGGCGATTTCGTCGCCGCGGACGTTTCGCGTCTGGACTGGCACGCCCAGTTCAAGGATCAGGTTTTCGACGCGATTTTCCACGAGGCGTCCATCACCGACACCACAGTTCACGAGCAACTCGCCCAAGTCCGCGACAATGTGGAAGGGTTCCGCCGATTGCTGGAGTTTGCCGCGCCGACCCACACGACCGTCGTCTATGCCTCGTCCGCCGCGACCTACGGGATCGGTTCCACGCGGATGAAGGAAGACCAGCCGCCGGCGCCGGCGAACGTCTATGCGTTTTCCAAGGTTCAGTTGGACAACCTGGCGCGGATTTACGCGCGCAAACAGGCGTCGTGGAAAATCGTCGGCGTTCGCTACTTCAATGTCTATGGGCCGCGCGAAGGGCACAAGAAAGCGGCGGCGAGCATGATTTATCAGCTTTACCTGCAAATGAAGTTGGGCAAACGGCCCCGAGTTTTTCGGGCGGGCGAACAAAAGCGCGACTTCGTGTACGTCAAAGACGTCGTGCGGATGACGATCGGCGCGTTGAACGCCCCGCGCAGCGCCGTTTACAATTGCGGAACGGGGCAGGCGTTTTCGTTCAACGAGGTCATTGCCGAACTGAACAAGAATCTGGGCACGAAGCTGGAGACGGACTATTTCGAGAATCCCTACAGCTTTTACCAGCCGCACACGGAAGCGGACATCGCCCTGGCCAGGAGCGAACTGAAATACAATCCGGAATTTCCGCCCGCGGCGGGGATTGCGGATTATGTGGCGATTCTGGAAGGGCGGAAGAGTCGCTGA